The DNA window GACGGCCGCAGCTTCCAACTGCCGGAACTGTTGCGGCCGGGCACGGTGCTGATTTCGAAAGACTGGTTCGGTTTTGAAATCAACGGGCGGATACTGACCTACTATCTGATCTTCTTCGCGTCGGCCTTGATGATCCTGGCGCTGTTGCGCGTGGTGAATTCGCCGTTCGGCCGCGTGCTGCAGGCGATCCGGGAGAATCGTTTCCGCGCCGAGGCGCTCGGCTTTCGCACCGTGTTTCATCTGACCTATGCCAACTGCATCGCGGCCCTGGTCGCCGCCAGCGCCGGCATGCTGAACGCGCTGTGGCTGCGCTATGCCGGGCCGGACACCTCGCTGAGTTTTTCCATCATGCTGGACATTCTGCTGATGGTGGTGATCGGCGGCATGGGCACGATTTACGGCGCGATCATCGGTGCTGTGATCTTCATTCTGGCCCAGAACTATCTGCAGGCGCTGATGGGGGTGGCCTCCAACGCCGCGGCCGACGCCGGGCTGCCGCTGCTGCCGGGCCTGCTGCATCCGGACCGCTGGCTGCTGTGGCTCGGGCTGCTGTTTATCGCCAGCGTCTATTTCTTTCCGACCGGGGTCGTCGGACGGTTGCGGAGTGTGCCGGGCAAGTCGCCCTAAAGCGTAATGAGATGAGGTTAGATTGAGCTGCGACGCAGCGGGAATTTTACCTCTCCCTTGGGAGAGGTCGGCGCGTAGCGCCGGGTGAGGGTTTACGGTCTCTCGTTAGTGCAGCGCCCCCTCACCCGATTTGCTGCGCAAATCGACCTCTCCCCGCTGGGGAGAGGTGGTTCGCCGCCAGCCTTCGCGGCTCCGCCCGGCGTGGTGCTGCCTTTCGTCGCTGAACTGTTTGGACCCCGAAGTCGGCGCCCATGCCCGCGGCGCAGTGGGGATGGCCGAGCTACCGTCGGGATGCCGGTGGAGATCG is part of the Bradyrhizobium erythrophlei genome and encodes:
- a CDS encoding branched-chain amino acid ABC transporter permease; the protein is MMILSGDPPRSRVLSLILVVIIAALAVAPFVFPGAKAMNVATKICIFAALVASYDLLLGYTGSVSFAHTMFYGIGSYSVAIALYSMGPSWAAVASGVAIGLPLAMLLALAIGLFSLRVEAIFFAMITLAVASAFLVLASQLSWLTGGEDGRSFQLPELLRPGTVLISKDWFGFEINGRILTYYLIFFASALMILALLRVVNSPFGRVLQAIRENRFRAEALGFRTVFHLTYANCIAALVAASAGMLNALWLRYAGPDTSLSFSIMLDILLMVVIGGMGTIYGAIIGAVIFILAQNYLQALMGVASNAAADAGLPLLPGLLHPDRWLLWLGLLFIASVYFFPTGVVGRLRSVPGKSP